Within the Candidatus Dormiibacterota bacterium genome, the region CGCACCGTCGTGGATGAAGGCAGCCGCGCATCCCTCGCCGAGCGCGTGCAGCCCGTTGCGCGCGCTGCGCTGGCGCGTCGTTCCGCCGGCGACGGCGCTGGTGGTACACGACGGCGCAAGATGTTCGAGCAACGCCCTCATCGGCGCAATCCACTCTTCCTCGGTGACGACGACGATTTCGGCGATCTCCGGCATGCGCGCAAAGGTGCGCAGCGACCACCCGACCATCGGCAGACCGGCCAATTCGACGAATTGCTTCGGCTGGCCGAACCGCGTTCCACGCCCGGCTGCGACGATCACCGCGCCCCAGATCATGCGCCGACCCCTTCGCGCTTCGGCCGTGCGAAAATCATTCGGCCGGCTACCGTCTGCAACACGCTCGTGACCACCACTTCCGTTCCCTCGCCGATAAATTTGCGACCGTGTTCGACAACGATCATCGTGCCGTCATCCAAATAGGCGACGCCTTGGTGCGACTCTTTGCCTTCGCGAATCACCTGCACGTGCAATTCCTCGCCGGGCAGCACGACGGGTTTGACTGCGTTCGCCAGTTCGTTGATGTTGAGGACTTCGACGCCTTCGACTTGCGCGACGCGATTGAGATTGTAATCGTTGGTGAGCAGCTTTGCGCCCAGCTCTTTGGCCAGCCGAACCAGCTTGCCGTCGACGCTTCCGGGCGGCATTTCCGGATAATCGCGTTCGTTGATGTTCAACACGATCGTTTCTTGCAAACGATTCAACACTTCGAGCCCGCGCCGGCCGCGCGTGCGTTTCTGCGAATCGACCGAGTCGGCGATTGCCTGGAGCTCGCGTAGAACGAATCTGGGCACGACGAGCAGCCCTTCGATAAACCCGGATTCCACGATTTCGACGATGCGCCCATCGACGATGACGGACGTATCGACGATCTTCACGCCGACGCCGCTCGCGGCCGCCGAGTCACCGAGCGGAACGAAACGCGTCTTCGCGCCCACGCGGGCGCCCAAATATGCGGTAAAGATCGCCACGATAAGGTAGAGCACGATGGCGACGATACTTCCGGCCCGGCCCGTGACGGAAATGAATTCGAAGAGAATGCTCTTCATCAGCCACGCTATCACCAGGCCCACGATGAGGCCTAGCGCCCCGCCGGCAAGCTCCGCCGGAGCGAGGCGCTCGATCGCGTGTTCGGCAACGATCAACTCATCTTCGAAAAACGTCTGTGCGAGCGGTGCGAGCAGAACGCCGATCAGCGCGCCGGCGACCGGCGAAAGAATGAGAAAGGTCCACTGCACCCCTTGGTTCCCGAAGTGCAGGGAGAACACGTTGCTGTAAGCCTCGCGACCGAGCAAGAATCCCGTCACGGCAAAAATCGCCGCGAAGGCG harbors:
- a CDS encoding PIN domain-containing protein; this encodes MRSVSIIRVTGNNLSGTILRIAFAAIFAVTGFLLGREAYSNVFSLHFGNQGVQWTFLILSPVAGALIGVLLAPLAQTFFEDELIVAEHAIERLAPAELAGGALGLIVGLVIAWLMKSILFEFISVTGRAGSIVAIVLYLIVAIFTAYLGARVGAKTRFVPLGDSAAASGVGVKIVDTSVIVDGRIVEIVESGFIEGLLVVPRFVLRELQAIADSVDSQKRTRGRRGLEVLNRLQETIVLNINERDYPEMPPGSVDGKLVRLAKELGAKLLTNDYNLNRVAQVEGVEVLNINELANAVKPVVLPGEELHVQVIREGKESHQGVAYLDDGTMIVVEHGRKFIGEGTEVVVTSVLQTVAGRMIFARPKREGVGA